TACCCAGATGAAACGTAAGCCTCGTAGGCATGTAAAAGCTCTCTTCAGCGGTCTGGTTCTCTTCGACCATCCTCTGGCTGCCGGAGAGGAATATGAGGGAAGAGTGGTCTTTGACAAGGCTTTGGATGAGTGCAGAAAACTCAATCTCAGCTATAAGGAAAATGCCTTTACCATCCAACTGGCTTCTACAGACGTGACCGTTCCTTCGCGCAACAGATTTATGTATCGCATGAGAGGAGTCACGGACAAATGGATGATGACTCCGCTGGGTAGGCCGGAAGTTACTTTTACCAACCTCTCACCTGATACCTATACCTTGCAGGTGAAGGTCGTGAATGGGGATGGAACGGTAGGCGATGATGTCAGCGAGATGATCATTGATGTAAATCCTCCTTTCTATCTCTCGATATGGGCGTATTTGCTGTATGTTTGTCTTGCTTTCTTACTCTTCTATTTCTATCGCAAGAGAACTATCGAAAAGCAGAAAATAATTTTCGAAAAAGAAAAAATGGAGGAGAATATCAGAAAGGATAGAGAACTCAACGAGTTGAAACTCAACTTCTTTACCAATGTGAGTCACGAACTCCGCACGCCGCTTACCCTGATTATCTCTCCACTCCTCAATATGATCAAGAAAGAGGAGGATGAAGTCAAGAGGCATAAACTGGAGATGATTCATCGCAATGCAGACCGGCTCCTGCAATTGGTAAACCAAATACTCGACTTTAGAAAAATCGAACAGAGTGAGGGCAAGCTAACTCTGACGCTGGTAGAGGTGGTATCTTATGTGGAGAATATTTGCCGCTCTTTCCAGTTGCTGGCTAACAATAAGATTCGGTTGAATTTTACTTCGTCTGTGTCTCAGCTACTTATGGAATTTGATGTAGATAAGTTGGGTAAAATCGTCAACAATCTGTTGAGCAATGCATATAAGTTTACGCCAGATCATGGTAGTGTAATGGTCAGTCTGTCTGTAGTGAAGGACCTGGTGATCAATGGCTCTGCCAAAGATGTTCTCCAGATTCAGGTAGCTGATACAGGCAAAGGCATCAGTGATGAGGATAAGCGCCATATCTTCGACCGATTCTATCAGGTGAACGGTACGGAAATGCAGCCTTACGGCGGAAGTGGCATTGGACTCAACCTGGTCAAGGCGTTTGCCGACCTGCATGGCGGAAATGTAACTGTAGCAGACAATCCTGGTGGCGGAACTGTCTTTACTGTCAATATTCCGCTGAGACAGGATAGTTCTATCGGAAAGTCGCAGGATGGACAAGTAAATCCGGTAGTTGCTGCATCTTCTGCATCTTCTGACTTGGTTGCATCTGCTACATCTGCAACATCTCCTGCATCCGCCGCTCTTGGTTCTTCTTCTGAATCCTCAGTTGCCTCTTCTGCAGAGTCGTCAATTCAAACTAACGGAACGACAACTGTTCCATCAGGTGGTTCTTCAACTGTCGCATCAGGTAGTTCTTCATTTGTCTCATCAGTTGGTTCCTCATCTGTCTCATCAGTTGGTTCTTCCAACGTTCCATTAGACAGCTCCTCAAAAGTTCCGTCAGAAGAGACCGTTGTATCTCTGAAACCGAAGGTTCTGTTGGTGGATGATAGTGATGACTTCCGTGAGTTTATGTGCGAAGTTCTTTCTGAGAATTATGTGGTAGAGGAAGCCGTAAATGGTAAGGAAGCGTGGGAAAAACTGCAGACCCAACCTTTGCCTGACATTATTCTGAGTGATGTCATGATGCCGGAGATGGATGGTAACGAACTCTGTAAGTTGGCAAAGGGAAATGAGTTGACCGCTGATATCCCATTTGTTATGCTGACAGCCCGACTGGCTTCTGAACACAAGAAAGAGGGATTGGAAAATGGTGCAGATGAGTATATCACAAAGCCTTTCGATATGGACTTGCTCAATCTGCGTATCAGAAATCTCATGAAATGGGCAAAGAGAAAAAATGCCAATTTTAGCAACGCTCAGCCTCTTTCTGCTACATCTGCAACCTTGTCTTCTGGTTCTTCTGATGAGGGTACCTTCCATGGTCATGGCATGTCTATGGGTACTTTTGCTTCAGATGGATCTTTGTCTGCAGTTGATTCAATGAACTCTGATATTTATCAGCCTGGTAATCAGCAGGGCAATGGTATCCCAACTGCTCAGGCAGAAGAAGGTGCTCCGGTTGTGCAGGAATATGTGATGACAGAGGGAGACAAGAAATTCTTGAGAAATGTGGATATCTATATCCGCGATAATATGGGTGATCCGGATACGGGT
This is a stretch of genomic DNA from Segatella hominis. It encodes these proteins:
- a CDS encoding ATP-binding protein, whose product is MNKLISTLICWIIWVPLAMAANHLEMEFNLLSNRDGLSNGQVNTILQDKQGYVWFGTQSGLDRYDGFRFKNFFYNNLDVSSLANNSVDEIQQDVLGNLWIHTAVGYCIYQYSNEKFDRNPEKWLKKIGIEGYPQKVFIEANKNMWFVMYGKGVFFLDTKTMKHKFFSFAQLGVKDQKEVSCVTEQQGTAVFSFRNGTLCRVDGLKGKVLWVNRHLTQTCHIKDETVYTFIDCHNNYWVLSNDFVYVYSSLRKKWYDGMGTFIKSLGISMPTDNKILIRDIAYDRKNRLWIATDHDGLFVLDLEGRKCKQYVKREGMTGSIPDNSLQKVIIDRNDAVWIGTNKNGVAYYSQSSTKFSTIYLGDVCTITQDKLGNYWCGTNDAGIICYNPNTGERIHYGKAQTGLKSDVVVSSVTMSDGSMYFGTFNGGMTCYRNGQWKAYQMSKNGLAQQSVWALAEDKHHRLMIGTLGGGFQIMDTQKETFKTFKIENSKIPSNYINSLAPMPNGDVLIGHSQNVTVLNTDTYKMTNYLTAKGGRSFPSPGINHAICDSRGLFWMATPAGVTMYDPKTGQMEILNDQNGTQGAVGCSVVEDKAHTIWLVSEFIVSHVKLSKDNRGKWDVSMTSYNYMDGLQNGHFNYRAAFLTQEGKLIVGGQDGINIIDTQMKRKPRRHVKALFSGLVLFDHPLAAGEEYEGRVVFDKALDECRKLNLSYKENAFTIQLASTDVTVPSRNRFMYRMRGVTDKWMMTPLGRPEVTFTNLSPDTYTLQVKVVNGDGTVGDDVSEMIIDVNPPFYLSIWAYLLYVCLAFLLFYFYRKRTIEKQKIIFEKEKMEENIRKDRELNELKLNFFTNVSHELRTPLTLIISPLLNMIKKEEDEVKRHKLEMIHRNADRLLQLVNQILDFRKIEQSEGKLTLTLVEVVSYVENICRSFQLLANNKIRLNFTSSVSQLLMEFDVDKLGKIVNNLLSNAYKFTPDHGSVMVSLSVVKDLVINGSAKDVLQIQVADTGKGISDEDKRHIFDRFYQVNGTEMQPYGGSGIGLNLVKAFADLHGGNVTVADNPGGGTVFTVNIPLRQDSSIGKSQDGQVNPVVAASSASSDLVASATSATSPASAALGSSSESSVASSAESSIQTNGTTTVPSGGSSTVASGSSSFVSSVGSSSVSSVGSSNVPLDSSSKVPSEETVVSLKPKVLLVDDSDDFREFMCEVLSENYVVEEAVNGKEAWEKLQTQPLPDIILSDVMMPEMDGNELCKLAKGNELTADIPFVMLTARLASEHKKEGLENGADEYITKPFDMDLLNLRIRNLMKWAKRKNANFSNAQPLSATSATLSSGSSDEGTFHGHGMSMGTFASDGSLSAVDSMNSDIYQPGNQQGNGIPTAQAEEGAPVVQEYVMTEGDKKFLRNVDIYIRDNMGDPDTGVESMSSHLCISRVQLYKRMVSLTGTTPSEYLRAKRIHWAEELLRTGDYTVCEIAYKVGFNNPRYFSKYFQDEYGMTPSQYKKKIFG